In one window of Calypte anna isolate BGI_N300 chromosome 1, bCalAnn1_v1.p, whole genome shotgun sequence DNA:
- the LOC115598506 gene encoding thyroid hormone-inducible hepatic protein-like: MEQYFSATQKMEQEVMFPSLLRGVFPQEEGADPATGGNTDLYERYQLLKAIKPVVEKGLASVTDQSHGDTDADADAASDDNDSEDPVDAQLERRLSHHLSGLQQVLTHLTRDTNALTRRYSQILEQISPTEGQPSW, translated from the coding sequence ATGGAGCAGTACTTCTCAGCCACCCAGAAGATGGAGCAGGAGGTGATGTTCCCCAGCCTGCTCCGAGGAGTCTTCCCACAGGAGGAGGGGGCAGACCCAGCCACGGGAGGCAACACAGACCTCTATGAGCGCTACCAGCTCCTCAAGGCCATCAAACCTGTGGTGGAGAAAGGCCTGGCCTCTGTCACCGACCAGAGCCACGGTGACACCGATGCCGACGCCGATGCTGCCTCAGATGACAATGACAGTGAGGACCCTGTGGATGCTCAGCTGGAGAGGCGCCTGTCCCACCACCTCTCCGGCTTGCAGCAGGTCCTCACCCACCTCACCAGGGACACCAATGCCCTGACCCGACGGTACAGCcagatcctggagcagatcaGCCCCACCGAGGGCCAGCCCAGCTGGTGA